The window AGATTAAAGGCTGCATGATTGATGGCCCGCTGGCTGTTGACAATGCTGTTTCACGCAAATCGGCAGAGCTTAAAGGTGTTTCCAGCGACGTTGCCGGTGATGCCGACATCATTGTTGCTCCCGACATCGACAGCGGCAACATCCTTTACAAATCACTCAACTTTTTGGGTGGTGCCGTATCGGCAGCCGTCATTATGGGCGCCAAAGTTCCCATCGTGCTAACCTCACGCAGCGACAGCGACCGCAGCAAGTTCCTTTCTATTGCACTTGCCGCTAACATTGGCTAAAATTTGATTTTGCAAACAGCATAGTTGGCTGTTTTTTTTAATATTAAAACACAAAATAATTTGCTCATCTGCATGGAGGGTATAGGAATATTGACGATAAATCCGGGCTCAACGTCCACAAAAATTGGCGTTTTTGTTGATCTAAACCCGGTTTTTCTCAAAAGCATCAACCACGATCCGGAGGAACTGGCACAATTTGATAAGATTACTGATCAGTTCGATTACCGCAAGGATATTATTACTGCACAACTCAATGCAGCAGAGATTCAGGAAAATGTGATAAAAGCTGTTGTGGGCCGGGGTGGGATGCTGCATCCCATCGAGTCGGGAGTGTACGAGGTAAATGAGCGCATGAAAGAAGATTTGCGTAACAGCCCTGTTGGCGAGCATGCCTCAAACCTGGGCGGTCTCATTGCCGATGCTTTTGCACAGAAACTCCCCGGCGTAAAAGCCTACATTGCCAACCCTGTAGTTGTTGACGAACTCGACGATATTGCCCGCTATTCCGGCCATCCGTTATTCAAACGTATCAGCATCTTCCATGCTTTAAATCAAAAAGCTGTAGCACGATCGCACGCCAAGTCGGTGATGCGTCGCTACGAAGAGATGAATATTATTGTAGCACATTTGGGCGGCGGCGTCACTGTAGGAGCACATTGCCAGGGGCGCGTCATCGATGTAAATAATGGCCTCGACGGCGATGGACCTTTCTCGCCCGAACGCTCAGGAACTTTGCCTGTCGGCGCATTGGTAAGAGCCTGCTTCAGCGGAAAATATACGCAGAAGGAGATACAGAAGATGATAAAAGGCGGCGGCGGACTAGTAGGTTATCTCGGCACCAATAATGCCTATGATGTGGAGATGAAAATGATGGAAGGCGACAAAGAATCCGGGAAAATATTTGAAGCTATGGCCTACCAGGTGGCCAAAGAAATTGGCGCCATGAGCGCCGTGCTGAGTGGCGACGTTGACGCTATTCTGATTACCGGCGGCATAGCACACAGCAAATGGTTTGTAAACAAAGTGATAGAACGCGTACAAAAAATAGCCCCCGTGCACGTTTATCCTGGCGAAGATGAGATGAAAGCCCTTGCCATGAACGGCATGCGCGTACTCACCGGCGAAACCGAAGTAAAAGTTTATTTGTGATCCTTAAGCCGCAGATACCGGCTGGCGACAGGCATCTTTACAACCACACGCGTTCCCGGAAATTCCTGTTTTATATCTAAATCGTACATCTCAAACACGATTCGGGTTTTGTTGAGTTCGTTGTAAACTTTCAGAAATTCCTCCATCAGATTTGCCGCTCTAAAAGCTTTCTCCTTGTTGTATTCGGCAGCTCTGATCATGCCCACACCATTATCTTCAAAGATGGCCTTCAATATTTTACCATCCTGAAATATTTCGATATGCAACAGCCCCCCCCTCTCGCGGTGCATCAACCCATTGTTAATAGCTGATTCGGCAAAAGTCTCGATGATCATCCGCGGCACTTCGATGGAAAGATTAACACCAGGATGAACTTTGATACTAAATTCAAATTTCTCGCGGTACCTGAATTTTTCTATCTCCA is drawn from Bacteroidales bacterium and contains these coding sequences:
- the buk gene encoding butyrate kinase: MEGIGILTINPGSTSTKIGVFVDLNPVFLKSINHDPEELAQFDKITDQFDYRKDIITAQLNAAEIQENVIKAVVGRGGMLHPIESGVYEVNERMKEDLRNSPVGEHASNLGGLIADAFAQKLPGVKAYIANPVVVDELDDIARYSGHPLFKRISIFHALNQKAVARSHAKSVMRRYEEMNIIVAHLGGGVTVGAHCQGRVIDVNNGLDGDGPFSPERSGTLPVGALVRACFSGKYTQKEIQKMIKGGGGLVGYLGTNNAYDVEMKMMEGDKESGKIFEAMAYQVAKEIGAMSAVLSGDVDAILITGGIAHSKWFVNKVIERVQKIAPVHVYPGEDEMKALAMNGMRVLTGETEVKVYL